A single Musa acuminata AAA Group cultivar baxijiao chromosome BXJ2-1, Cavendish_Baxijiao_AAA, whole genome shotgun sequence DNA region contains:
- the LOC135599081 gene encoding uncharacterized protein LOC135599081, whose amino-acid sequence MTRSSGSPVASTTDQLSGIMRTLETMAQVMQQQQQPVQQGSNDGIETSNRTGLGIGQFKKLSPPSFSGESDPMVAERWMMQIEKIFDALSYSDERKVFLATFMLEGEAEHWWRMIKRMSEIKHEQMTWKLFQEKFYDKYFPDCMKEQKELEFLNLIQGSMTVTKYESRFTELSRFATHMTDDESRKARRFERGLRPAIRSRMSALKLQTYADTVERALKIERDMEEIQEIIGKSQRDKFTSKSRRENKYEDSNKRFKTSGFEKRKPWGRTQLCEKCGSNHETSRCFRVTGACFSCGKLGHQIKDCPLNRKREPLSPRPSAHARVYAITEQDSKASKSVVEG is encoded by the exons atgacgagatcatctggttctcctgttgcatctactactgatcaattgagtggtattatgcggactttggagactatggcacaagtgatgcaacaacaacaacaacctgtccaacaaggaagtaatgatggaatagagacatcaaaccggacggggttgggaattggacagtttaagaagcttagtcctcccagtttcagtggtgagtctgatccaatggtggcggaacgatggatgatgcagatagagaaaatatttgatgccctaagttactctgatgaacgaaaggtttttcttgccacctttatgctggaaggagaagctgaacactggtggagaatgattaagaggatgtctgaaatcaaacatgagcaaatgacatggaagttattccaagaaaagttttacgacaaatattttcccGATTGTATgaaagagcaaaaagaattggagttcttgaaccttatccagggaagtatgacggttacaaagtatgaatctagatttactgagctctccaggtttgccacacatatgactgatgatgaatctagaaaggcaagaaggtttgaaaggggattacggccagcaataagaagccgaatgtcagctttaaaattacaaacatatgctgatacggtagaaagagctttgaaaattgaaagagacatggaagaaattcaagaaatcattggcaagagccaaagggacaaatttactagcaaaagcaggagagaaaataaatatgaagatagtaacaagaggtttaagacatctggatttgagaaaaggaaaccatgggggaggactcagttatgtgaaaaatgtggatcaaatcatgaaacgagtcggtgttttcgggtgactggagcatgttttagttgtggaaagctaggtcatcaaataaaagattgcccactgaacaggaaaagagagccactgtctcctagaccctcagcccatgctagagtgtacgctatcacggaacaagattctaaagcttctaaatctgtggtggaag gatag